One Prevotella sp. E2-28 genomic window, ATGGCCTTACATCATCTCAAATTAACAAGCTGCTGTCAGGAAAACGAGTAAGTCTGGACTACAGTATTAGCCAGAGGACTTTCACATTCACGGGAAGTGCCAATCCATACGACATTGAAACCCTGATGCAGCTCATTTATGCGGACTTCACAAATATCACAAAGGATGAAGCCGAGTTCAAAAAGGCAATTGATGAGACAGCCCTGTCAATAAGGAATAGCAAGACCGATCCTGAGAGTGCCTTCTCAGATTCCGTCACCGTCACAACAGCAGGTCATCATCCACGATTTAAGATACTTGAAGAAGAGGATCTAGCCAGAGTCAGTCTGGAGCGTATCCATGAGATGATTAAAGAACAGACCGCAAGTGCGAAGAACTATACTTTTGTTTTTGTCGGTAACATTGACAGTATAAAGATGCGTAGCCTGGTTAAGAAATACCTTGCTTCATTGCCCAACACAAAGGAAGTTCAAAGAGGCCGTTTCATAAAGACATGGCTTCAGGAAGATGCCTATTGTCATTTTACCAGGAAGATGGAAACACCCAAGACAATGGTACAGATTGAATGGTTCACAGAATCCATACCATATACTCTCGAGAATAGTCTTTTAGCGAGCACTGCCAATAAGATACTTAACATGGTCTTTCAGAAAGTAATCCGTGAAGAGAACAGTGCCACTTATGGTTGTGATGCCGACTATTTCCTTATTCGAGGAGAAAGGGATGATTGTCAGGTCGGCTTTTCTGTTGACTGTACCATGCAGCCGGAAATGTGCGATTCTGTATTGGTGATGATAAAACAGGAATTTGAAAGGCTCTCTACCGAAATCGACGAGACAATGTTCAAGAATGCCAAGGAAATCATGCTGAAGGATTTGGACGAGCTTGAAAAGACGAAGAATGGTTTCTGGCTTGACATCATCTGGAAAAAGGAAGATAAAGGCATAGACTTCTATTCCGACAGGCGCAACATCATTGAGAACATTCAAATTGATGACATTAAGGCTTTCATGCACAAGCTACAGGCTAATTCCCATTTATGTGAGATATTGATGCAACCACAATAAAAAAGGCACGTAATATGGCTAAGTACAGATATTACATATCACTGATGTTTATACTGAGTGCTCTGGCTGTATTCAGTTTTAGCCATGTTTCGTATTCATCGAGGTCTGAGAATGCAGATCAACTTGCTCATGAATACAACAGGCAAGAATTAACAAAAGCATCTGACTATATACTTCCTCTCAAAGGAGTTAATGAGCAAATACTTCGCAGGAAGGGATATTTAGCATCATATAACAGATATACAAAAGAACCGAACTGGGTAGCCTGGCATTTAACAAAAGAGCATCTTTCCGGAACGGTCAAGCGTCCCGGTAACGCATGGCATGAAGATCCACAGGTCCCCTCTCCGAGGGCTACTCATGCAGACTACAAGAAAAGCGGTTGGTCAAGAGGTCACATGTGTCCTGCAGGTGATAACAAATGGGACAGTGATGCCATGTACGACACCTTCCTCTATTCGAATGTCTGCCCCCAACATCCCAGGTTGAACAGCGGAGACTGGAATGAAATAGAGATTGCCTGTCGTAGATGGGCACAGAATTTCAACGACATATACATTATCTGCGGGCCAATCTACTTCCGTAAAGAGCATCAGACTATTGGAGCAAACAGGATTATGGTACCAGACGCATTCTTCAAAGTTGTCATATGCCTTAATGGGACACCAAAAGGAATTGGATTCATTTGCAGGAATACCGAAGGGAACAGGAGAAAAGACATGTATGTAAACAGTATCTCACAGGTTGAAAGAATTACAGGAATGACCTTCTTTCCTAATCTTCCAAGCGATATTTCATTCATGGTGAAAAATGGAGCAGACATAAAATCATGGGATATGCCCTAATTAAGATGAGTATATGAAGATTATCTTTCTTGATTTCGACGGTGTCATGGACACGGCATATTATGACCATGTCCTAAGCAAGTTACGGTTACCAGGGAACGATACCTTCGGAACGGTATTTGATCCGAATTGCGTTCAGAATCTAAAAGAGATAATCGACAAGACTGGAGCAGACATTGTTGTTTCATCTTCATGGAAACACTTCATGACATATAAGGACTTTCTCGACATGTGGGAATTCAGAGGATTGCCGGGCTTTGTTACGGATGTCACTCCGACACCGGACATACGAAGAAACCGAGGTGATGAAATAGATGCATGGCTGGATGAGTGTAATGTTGAATGCCAATATGTTATTATTGATGACCTTGACGCCACCAACTTCAATGATCATCAATTACCCAGACTGCTTGTAGTGAATCCTTTCAACGGACTTGACGAGAGCACTGCAGAAAGAGCCATTCAGATACTGAATCAGTAAAGGGGATCACTTTGCCAGATCAAACTCCACTTTTCCATCTTTTCGTATGTTGATAACTTTCACAGAAATCTTATCTCCTTTGGAGAATGAGCTTATATCTTTGCCTTGTTTCTTAAGTTGCTTAACATGCAGTAAACCCGAGCCACCGCCATTTACCCTTACAAAGATGCCATATTCCTGAATTCCGTTTACTCTGCCTGAATAGACATGGCCAATAGCAAAGTTGACCGGTTCTTTTATGTCCAGGTATTTTGATTTCTGCTGATTGTCTTCCATATAGAACAGCTTGAAGTGCCCTGGAGTATTCTCACGAATAAAAGTATACTCTGGCTGAGCTAGAACCTTTCCGGAAGAATTAACCAATCCATAACGTTTTTCATTAGAGTAGCCCTTATTGAATTTCACTATTCCCAAAGATAGTGCTTCAAATTCTGAGTTATACTCAACAGGGAGTATTGAATTACCATCCATACTGAACAGGCCATACATCTTACCCTTCCTTACTTTCAGCATCGTATCAGCAAAAGGTTCTACAGAGTCATAAACAAAATCTGACAGAGAAGCTGACTCGCCAAGGCCTATTATTGCATATTTGCCGGCACATTGCTTTACGAGAACACTTTCATAGGATAATTCTGTAGTAGTAACCGGTTGGCAATTGTCATCAAATTCTATTTGATTATTTGCCGAGAACAGAATAGCGCCTTCACTATCCATGATTTCATACGTATACCTGATAGAGCTAGATATTGAATTATAATTGTATCTTCGCCCGACGAATGTGCCATTGCCCAAGGCAGAAATATTTGAGTACAGTTCGGAGGTCAGTGATTCACCCTTAGCGTTTACTATGGAATAATGTAAATTCTGTTGGACGATAAAGTGTTCCCCATCCACAACTTTTTCTATTTTTAATGCAGACAAAGGCATGATCTCATTTCCTGAAGCGTCAACGACTCCCTGTTTGTTTTGTAAAACAACAATGAAATACGAAGATTCTGTTTCCAGGATATCATCATACAGATAATCTGTCAAGAGAGTCTTATCATCCGAACACAGTGCATACTTGTCCAAATACCTCACTTTGAACAGTTTTTCATCATTTCCCTTGAATACCGGAACTACATTCCCTTCCGAATCAGTATCTAATTCTTTATACTTACAATCATAAATAACCTTTCCATCATCACCATATATACCAAATAAGCTATTGACAGGAGAGTTCTTTATTTCTACTTTCCATGTATTATTTGGAAGTAATTCCATATTATCATACTTTATTGGGACGATAACCGATCCGGAAGAAGCAACAATACCTTTTTTTAACCTACCGACAACAAAGCGATCCTTTGTGATGCAACCAATAATATTATCATTTGTCATCGGCAAAACTATATGACCTTCCCTGTCTATCAAGCCTTCTTGCCATTTTAGCTTAACCTTAAAGAAGTTATCATCGAATACTTCCAATGAATCATACACATAATCAGTCAACAGTTCCTGTGAGTCCTTAGCTAAAGCGACTTTATCCAACTGACTTGCTAATAAGAAGCCATCACATAATGATTCGAACTTAGGGCTTATATTGCCACTTTCATCTGTTTCTAAGACATGATAATCACAATCTACGATAACGGATCCGTCTGAACTGTACAATCCATAGACATCTCCTCTATAATCGTTTTTTGTAACTTTCATATTGCCATTGGGCAGTAACTCAACATTTGAATATTGACAGGGAACAATGGCAACACCATCCTTATTTATAACGCCATAATTAGAATAATTCCCAAAAAGAATTCTATCTTTACCCAGATACTTGAACTTATTAACTCCGTATGAGGAAAAAACTGTTTTCCCTATTTTGTCCAGCAAAGAATAGTCCGAGCCCTTATTTGCGACATATATACCGTCTGTTATGAGTTCTATATTGTCATATATATAGTTTGTTAAGTTTACGCCTTTTTTGTCAGTCAAAGCATACTTGTCTATCAGAAATGTTTTCTGGCAGAAACTGTCAATTGGTACTATCGATGTTTTGACGTCACCTTTGTCCGTCAGATCCAGAGAATCATATTTGCATTCTATGATTTCTTTTCCATTGGAGTCAATAATACCGCATTTCCCTTTGTACTTTACAAGAAAATTCCCATTGGGCAGTTCTTTCATGCTGCTATATTCTCGGTTGGAAAGGATTTCATCCTCTTTGTCAAATAGCAAATAGATGCCAAAACAAGATTTTATACTCTTCCCATTACCCAATGTTTCAACAGAGAATTTCACATTACCATCTTTATCCTTTTTGGCTTCTGACGCATAGCATGGAAAAAGGATTTCACCGTTTACGTCAGCCAGACCGAACTGATCAACGTATTTGTACCATCCTTGTTTCTTCTTCTGACAAAGAATAAACTTCCCATCAGGGCATTGCACTATGGAGGAATAGCCTTCAAGTATGATTGAAAAATCAGGGCCATAAAGAGTGCCTTTGTTAATTATATAATCATTCTGCAAAAGGATTATGGTGTCATATTGTAATGGCATGACCTCTTTAAGATTATAATCCAAAAGGCCATTACACTTCGAGCTACCCTGTTTCTTTTCTATAAGTATATAACTATCAGATGCTTTCTCAATTTTAGAATATTCGAAAGGTAAGATAGTGTTACCATTACTATCCACAACACCTTGGAACAACATGTTTTCTGCCACAAACTTGCCTGGCAACAACTCAGAAACAACGGTAGTTTTCCAACTCTTTTCGTCCAGACTAATAGTCTTTGTTCTTCCCCCATACTGAAGAACAAATTTCTCATCGTCTTTTGAAGTTATTTTGTCATACACTGGCTTTATCAAAATTACTCCTTCAGAGGACATGATTCCATACTTTCCTTTATCTATGTCAGATGAAACAAAAATGTAGTTATCACCTACCCTTTTAAAACCCGAGAAATTGTAATCACAGATTTTATCACCATGTGTATTGTATAAGTTCCATGAATTTCCTCTTCCCGAAGTACAGGCAATAATAGTGGGGCCTTCTTTATTAAGCCATACCACCTTGTCATAGATGATATCAAGAAGCCGCTCATTCTTCAGATTAATCAAGCCGCGTTTATTCCTTCTGTTACCAACTATAGCAACACCATCCCTATAGTGGGATGCCATCCCATATTGGGGCTTTATGACAACAGTGTCTTCCGCTTTGTATCCGTATTTGCCATCATCGGCTTTAAAAGGTTCAGGAACAATCTCACCAGCTAAAATCCGTATCAAAATATTCTGCTCATTTTCACGGGCTACCTTCTTCCCCTCAGCGAGTTCATAGCGTTCTTTTCTTTCCTTTAATCCCTGGAAGATCTTGCTCCAGCGGTCCTCTTTAGCATGCTCCCAGTTTTCAATTAGTTCACGTTTCTGAGGATCTGCGACCTCCTTGAAGTCATAGTCACTGTTATGAAAGAAAGCATCCTTTCTTATCGCATCAAAAGTCAGTTCTTCAATCCCTACTAGTTTATGATGCCACTCGATTTTCACTTCTTTTCCATCTACGACAGGAATCTGCCAATAGCAGTTCAGCATGAGCCGCCCGCGTTTCAGAGACTCCTCCTGTGCATACAGATATCCTTTCTCGGCAAAGATAGGCCTTTGCGGTTTAGAACTATCTTTTTCATCATCCCTTCGATAATAATTCTCGCTGTCAAACACGAATATATTTCTTCTATGTGTGTAATACACATCTTTCTCACACATCGTCTGATTGTCTATCGAGAAATATGGGAACACCCATAGCAAGAATGAATTTGCCATCCTATAGAATGAATTCTTGTCTATGATTTTGCTTAAAAATGTATTATACATCAAGGTCTCGAAGACCAACTGGTTTCCATAGAAGTCGGCAGCCACATCTGGCTTGTGCCAGTGAACGTCCTCACCATAGATATTAATCGTCGGATATGAAACCACATTGCTGAATCTTTCATCCATCGATAAGACATTCATTAGTTTCTGGCACATGTCCTTATGCCGGGGACTCTCTTTGAACCCGCTATACAATTTTATGGTAGAGCGTACAGGGTCCACTGCATCTGAACTTGTTTTCAGGGGACAATCATCACCATTTGAATAATGTGAAAAGAAATAAGACTTGTATTTCCTTGATGCATAATGACGGGAGTCAAGCCTAAGAGGCTGGCCACAAACAGCACATACATATTTATAATCACCACTTTTCTTAGCAAGACTTTGCAGTTCCTTTAGTTCACTCAACTCTGCCTCGGTCATTGTGTCGAGCATGTTGGCATCTACAAAGTCACCAGACTCGACATCAATCAAATCAATTATTGTACGCTGGGTTGCTGCATCCGAATACTCCTGTTCCCTTACAATAGTATTATGCTGTTCGTCCATAACAAATGATTTTGATAATTCTATTTATTTGCCCTGAAAACTAACCATGGAGTTATGCCTTTCCATTTAAGGTGAGGATAATCAGATGGATCGCCGACATCATGGCGTGCACCATCTTTGCTTCTATAGTAAACATAGTCATTGCCACCAGTAATATATATGGCATCAATGAAGCCGTATTCTCTTAACGCATCGGCAAAATCCCATAATGTTTCCTTGTATCGAGTTGCGATATAATACAACTGTTCACCCATTCTACCAATAGCACGTCTTTCAACCTTGCCATGAAGGAAGAAGCGACTTGGAATTGCGCCGTCACTTACAAGGATAAACTGACGGAAGAAACATCCGCCATGTTCCTGAACATAATCTTTCACCTTCTCACTTCTTGAGATTCCGATAACGCTATTACCTCCCAGCATACCCATATATCCTAATCGATGTGTGTCACTCTGATATTCCTTACCATTGACCACAAGAGATCCAATATATGTGGAGTCAGCCTTATGATCGGCGCATCGGGCATAAAGATAGACTGAAGTATCTGCGGTATCAGGTTCCATAAATTCTATTGTGGCTTTCAGGCCGTGAATGGCATAGAAGTCCATTGCCACACCAAGTATGCTATCGCTGGTTACAATAACCTCGGGCGCTTCCTGTTTCACGGGCTTCTGGAGCTTCTCGATGTTCTGCTCAGGAGTAACAGAGACGGAAACTCCAATATTATAATAATAGTTCCAGATGTAATAACCTACGGCAACAGCAACCATACAGCATCCCACACCAATCAGGGATAGAAGTCTCTTGATCCATTTTTGTTTTCTGGACGGAGCGACAACTCTTGTCACAATCTCCTTGGATTGTGGCTGCTCATCACGCTCGATGATGATGATGGGCACTTCCGGTTTCTGCAGATTTATATCATCCATTGTCGACTCCTTTCTCATTTTCAAGCAGTTCCTTCAACTGCTTCAATCCTTCACGTGCCAGGGTAATGTTCTGAGGACTGTCGGCTTTAGGCTGCCCATAAAAAACAATGGGTTCCTTTAAGTCACCTCCAGACAAAATGAGTTGCTGTTCAGTCAAGTTAATAACATAGATATACCTTTTGTTGACAATAAGGCTCCTTCCTACTCGGACGAACATATTGTTCTGAAGCCGTTGGAAGACCTCATCGAAGAAATGGAGCTGGAAT contains:
- a CDS encoding DNA/RNA non-specific endonuclease, with the translated sequence MAKYRYYISLMFILSALAVFSFSHVSYSSRSENADQLAHEYNRQELTKASDYILPLKGVNEQILRRKGYLASYNRYTKEPNWVAWHLTKEHLSGTVKRPGNAWHEDPQVPSPRATHADYKKSGWSRGHMCPAGDNKWDSDAMYDTFLYSNVCPQHPRLNSGDWNEIEIACRRWAQNFNDIYIICGPIYFRKEHQTIGANRIMVPDAFFKVVICLNGTPKGIGFICRNTEGNRRKDMYVNSISQVERITGMTFFPNLPSDISFMVKNGADIKSWDMP
- a CDS encoding DUF6035 family protein, whose translation is MDEQHNTIVREQEYSDAATQRTIIDLIDVESGDFVDANMLDTMTEAELSELKELQSLAKKSGDYKYVCAVCGQPLRLDSRHYASRKYKSYFFSHYSNGDDCPLKTSSDAVDPVRSTIKLYSGFKESPRHKDMCQKLMNVLSMDERFSNVVSYPTINIYGEDVHWHKPDVAADFYGNQLVFETLMYNTFLSKIIDKNSFYRMANSFLLWVFPYFSIDNQTMCEKDVYYTHRRNIFVFDSENYYRRDDEKDSSKPQRPIFAEKGYLYAQEESLKRGRLMLNCYWQIPVVDGKEVKIEWHHKLVGIEELTFDAIRKDAFFHNSDYDFKEVADPQKRELIENWEHAKEDRWSKIFQGLKERKERYELAEGKKVARENEQNILIRILAGEIVPEPFKADDGKYGYKAEDTVVIKPQYGMASHYRDGVAIVGNRRNKRGLINLKNERLLDIIYDKVVWLNKEGPTIIACTSGRGNSWNLYNTHGDKICDYNFSGFKRVGDNYIFVSSDIDKGKYGIMSSEGVILIKPVYDKITSKDDEKFVLQYGGRTKTISLDEKSWKTTVVSELLPGKFVAENMLFQGVVDSNGNTILPFEYSKIEKASDSYILIEKKQGSSKCNGLLDYNLKEVMPLQYDTIILLQNDYIINKGTLYGPDFSIILEGYSSIVQCPDGKFILCQKKKQGWYKYVDQFGLADVNGEILFPCYASEAKKDKDGNVKFSVETLGNGKSIKSCFGIYLLFDKEDEILSNREYSSMKELPNGNFLVKYKGKCGIIDSNGKEIIECKYDSLDLTDKGDVKTSIVPIDSFCQKTFLIDKYALTDKKGVNLTNYIYDNIELITDGIYVANKGSDYSLLDKIGKTVFSSYGVNKFKYLGKDRILFGNYSNYGVINKDGVAIVPCQYSNVELLPNGNMKVTKNDYRGDVYGLYSSDGSVIVDCDYHVLETDESGNISPKFESLCDGFLLASQLDKVALAKDSQELLTDYVYDSLEVFDDNFFKVKLKWQEGLIDREGHIVLPMTNDNIIGCITKDRFVVGRLKKGIVASSGSVIVPIKYDNMELLPNNTWKVEIKNSPVNSLFGIYGDDGKVIYDCKYKELDTDSEGNVVPVFKGNDEKLFKVRYLDKYALCSDDKTLLTDYLYDDILETESSYFIVVLQNKQGVVDASGNEIMPLSALKIEKVVDGEHFIVQQNLHYSIVNAKGESLTSELYSNISALGNGTFVGRRYNYNSISSSIRYTYEIMDSEGAILFSANNQIEFDDNCQPVTTTELSYESVLVKQCAGKYAIIGLGESASLSDFVYDSVEPFADTMLKVRKGKMYGLFSMDGNSILPVEYNSEFEALSLGIVKFNKGYSNEKRYGLVNSSGKVLAQPEYTFIRENTPGHFKLFYMEDNQQKSKYLDIKEPVNFAIGHVYSGRVNGIQEYGIFVRVNGGGSGLLHVKQLKKQGKDISSFSKGDKISVKVINIRKDGKVEFDLAK
- a CDS encoding LytTR family transcriptional regulator DNA-binding domain-containing protein, yielding MEWLRISTSTELVRVATDEIVYVRADGNYSDMVLTNGKSRKMTFQLHFFDEVFQRLQNNMFVRVGRSLIVNKRYIYVINLTEQQLILSGGDLKEPIVFYGQPKADSPQNITLAREGLKQLKELLENEKGVDNG
- a CDS encoding HAD domain-containing protein, whose protein sequence is MKIIFLDFDGVMDTAYYDHVLSKLRLPGNDTFGTVFDPNCVQNLKEIIDKTGADIVVSSSWKHFMTYKDFLDMWEFRGLPGFVTDVTPTPDIRRNRGDEIDAWLDECNVECQYVIIDDLDATNFNDHQLPRLLVVNPFNGLDESTAERAIQILNQ